CGCTGGCGGGCGTCACCGCGTACGTGCTGGACCGCGAGCTGGAGCCGGTGCCGGTGGGCGTGCCCGGTCAGCTCTACCTGGGCGGCGACTGCCTGGCGCGCGGCTACCTCGGCCGGGCCGACCTGACCGCGGACCGGTTCGTGCCGCACCCGTTCGCGCCGGGCGCCCGCCTGCACCGCACCGGCGACCGGGCGCGGTGGCGCGCCGACGGGCAACTGGAGGTGCTGGGGCGCCTGGACAAGCAGCTCAAGGTGCGCGGCTACCGGATCGAGCCGGGGCACGTCGAGGCCGCGCTGTCGGCGCACCCCGACGTGCGCGACGCGGTGGTCGTGGCGCGGGACGAGCGCCTGGTGGCCTACCTGGTGCCCGCCGTGCCCGACGACGTCCGCGACCACCTGGCCGCGCGGCTGCCCGTGCACCTGGTGCCCGGCGCGTTCGTGGCGGTGGACGCGATCCCGCTCAACGCCAACGGCAAGGTCGACGAGAAGGCGCTGCCCGTGCCGACGACCAGGACCGCGGGCACGGCCGCCGCGAGCACCGACCTGGAGCGCGAGCTGGCCGCGCTGTGGCGGGAGGCGCTGGGCCTGGACCGCGTCGGCGTCCACGACAACTTCTTCGAGCTGGGCGGCAGTTCGCTCACGCTCGCGGCCGTGCACCGGGCGGTGCGCGACCGGCTGGGCCGCGCGCTGCCCGTGGTGGCCCTCTACGAGTACCCGACCATCGCCGCGCTGGCCCGCCACCTGTCCGGCGGCGCGGCGACCACCTCCCCGCGGGTCGCACGACCGCGCCCGCGCCGACCCCGTCGACGGTGAAGGAAGACCCCGTGTTCGAAGACGACGACGACCGCCGCTACGCGGTGGTGCGCAACGCCGAGGAGCAGTACTCGATCTGGCCGGTGGACCGCCCGCTGCCGCCCGGCTGGAGCGGTGACGGCACGACCGGGTCGAAGGCGGCGTGCCTGGCGCACATCCGCGAGGTGTGGACGGACCTGCGCCCCCTGAGCCTGCGGGAATCGGGCCTGCGGGGGTCGGCGTGAGCGTGATGCGCGTGCCGGCGTTCCGGAACCTCTGGTACGCCCAGACGTTCAGCCTGCTCGGCACCCAGGTGACGCTGCTCGCGCTGCCGCTGGCCGCGCTGCTGCTGCTGGACGCGTCGGCGGCCCAGGTCAGCCTGCTGGCCGCGGCCGAGTACGTGCCGATCCTGCTGTTCGGCCTGCCCGCGGGCGCCTGGGTGGAGCGGCTGCCCAAGCGGACCGTGCTGCTGGTGTCGGACGCGGCGCGCGCGGTCGCGCTGGGCGTGGTGCCCGTGGCGTACGCGCTGGACCTGCTCACCCTGCCGCTGCTGTTCGCGGTGGCGTTCGCGGTCGGCCTGGGCACGCTGTTCTTCGACGTGGCGCAGATGTCCTACCTGCCCGCGCTGCTCGACGACGAGCAGTTGGCCGACGGCAACGCCAAGCTGGAGGGCTCCCGCTCGTTCGCGCAGCTCGCCGGGCCGAGCGGCGGCGGTGCGCTGGTGCAGGTGGTGAGCGCGCCGGTGGCGATCCTGGTGGACGCGCTCAGCTACGTGGCGTCGTTCGCGGTGCTGCTGTTCGTCAAGGGCCGGGACACCACCACGCCGCCGGCCGAGCGGCAGTCGCTGGGCAGGGAGATCGGCGAGGGCGTGCGGTTCGTGGTGCGGCACCCGCTGCTGAGGCCGCTGGCCATCGCCGACGCCGCGGCGAACTTCGCGTTCGCCGCCGTGCTGGCGCTCCAGGTCGTGTACGCGGCCGACGAGCTGCACCTGGGCGCCACGGCCATCGGCGTCGTGCTGGCCGTCGGCAACGCGGGCGGCCTGCTCGGCGCGCTGGTCAGCGGGCCGCTGAGCGGGCGCGTGCCGTCCGGGCCGCTGCTGATCGGGTCCATCGTCGTGTTCACCGCGGGCGCGGCCGTCCTGCCGCTGGCCGGTGGCGCGGTCGGGTTCGCCCTCGGCCTGTTCGTGGTCTACCTGGGCGTCGTCGTCTACAACGTGGTGTCCGTGACGCTGCGGCAGTTGGCGACGCCGGAACGCCTGATGGGCCGGATGAACGCCACGCTGCGCTTCATCGAGTGGGGCACGCTGCCGCTGGGCGCGGCGATCGGCGGCCTCCTGGTCGCGCCGCTGGGCATCCGGGCGGTGCTGTGGCTGGCCGCCGCCGTGTGCGCGGCGTCGGTGCTGGCGCCGCTGTTCTCGCCCGTGCGGGCGCTGAGGTCCAACACCACCGAAGAGCTGCAGGGGGCGCTGTGAACGAGGAGGAGAGCCCGCACCTGGCCGTGATCGGCATGGCGGGGCGGTTCCCGGGCGCGCCGGACCTGGCCGGGTTCTGGCGGAACCTGGTGGGCGGCGCCGAGTCGGCCGAGCGGTCGCCCTCGGGCGGCGACCGGTTCGACGCCGGGTTCTTCGGCTACGCGCCCAGCGAGGCGCTGCTGCTCGACCCGCAGCACCGGGTGTTCCTGGAGTGCGCGTGGGAGGCGCTGGAGCACGCCGGGTGCGACCCGTCGACCTACCCGGGCGCGATCGGCGTGTACGGCGGCAGCGGCGACACCGGCCACGCCGAGGTGCTGCGCCGGCACCGGTCGCGGTTCCCCAACACCTCGGAGCTGCAGTTCCGGATGGCCTCCGGGGTGGACTTCCTGACCTCGCGGGTGTCCTACAAGCTCGGGCTGACCGGGCCCGCGGTGACCGTGCAGACCGCGTGCTCCACCTCGCTGGTGGCGATCCACACCGCGGCGCAGGCCCTGCTGGCGGGCGAGTGCGACCTGGCCCTGGCCGGCGGCATCACCCTGCACGTGCCGTTCCCCGACGAGCCGGTCGAGGACGGGATCATCGCCCCGGACGGGCACTGCCGGGCGTTCGACGCCGCCGCGCGGGGCACGGTCGCCGGTGACGGCGCGGGGGTCGTGGCGCTCAAGCGGCTCGACGACGCGGTGGCCGACCGGGACCGGATCTTCGCCGTGGTCCTCGGGTCGGCGGTGAACAACGACGGCGCGGGCAAGGTGGGCTTCACCGCGCCGAGCGTGGACGGGCAGGCCGGTGCGGTGCGGGCCGCGCTGGACCTGGCCGGGGTGGACCCGCGGACCATCGGCTACGTCGAGGCGCACGGCACCGGCACGCCGGTCGGCGACCCGATCGAGGTGCGGGCGCTGACCAAGGCGTTCGAGGTGGACGAGACCGGTTTCTGCCTGCTCGGCTCGGTGAAGACCAACATCGGGCACACCGACGCGGCGGCGGGCGTCATCGGGTTCATCAAGGCCGTGCTGGCGCTGGACCGCGAGCTGGTGCCCGGGACGGTGCACTACGAGTCGCCC
This portion of the Saccharothrix syringae genome encodes:
- a CDS encoding MFS transporter is translated as MRVPAFRNLWYAQTFSLLGTQVTLLALPLAALLLLDASAAQVSLLAAAEYVPILLFGLPAGAWVERLPKRTVLLVSDAARAVALGVVPVAYALDLLTLPLLFAVAFAVGLGTLFFDVAQMSYLPALLDDEQLADGNAKLEGSRSFAQLAGPSGGGALVQVVSAPVAILVDALSYVASFAVLLFVKGRDTTTPPAERQSLGREIGEGVRFVVRHPLLRPLAIADAAANFAFAAVLALQVVYAADELHLGATAIGVVLAVGNAGGLLGALVSGPLSGRVPSGPLLIGSIVVFTAGAAVLPLAGGAVGFALGLFVVYLGVVVYNVVSVTLRQLATPERLMGRMNATLRFIEWGTLPLGAAIGGLLVAPLGIRAVLWLAAAVCAASVLAPLFSPVRALRSNTTEELQGAL
- a CDS encoding MbtH family protein, whose amino-acid sequence is MFEDDDDRRYAVVRNAEEQYSIWPVDRPLPPGWSGDGTTGSKAACLAHIREVWTDLRPLSLRESGLRGSA